Proteins from a genomic interval of Kitasatospora kifunensis:
- a CDS encoding tetratricopeptide repeat protein, protein MTPTTAASASTATPRPNTAMRELRGDLSPAEFATVIRRAAREIGEHVSCDARYIGRVEAGAIRCPNYAYERVFRHIWPGRSLQDLGFSPRTAVRGRPAAGFVPAQPFAPRLSPHHPDEENDDVQRRTFLSGGPTALAAVLGLDAPARAAATPAALPLPGLPPQPLPTLRRVGGADVQIVEQAVREIRLADDEHGADTLFEQAGQSLRQAYVLLNEGEYTLTTERRLQSTAGELAISVGWLAHDSQRLADARSFYAEALATARMANDAALEAHVFCNSAFLARDAGRPREALRAAQAGQSAARHLDSDRLLSLLVMREAGGWALLRDRASCERALARAYTLFERGECESDPEWMSFYGEAEIAGLEAQCWSALGEWDRASERAGLAIALQEPHFVRNRALYTAELAHDRLGRGDLAGAAEHGSAAVALLGEVRSARIRGMLADTAERLRPFQGVREVGEFLTGFDSAAA, encoded by the coding sequence ATGACCCCCACAACCGCCGCCTCCGCCTCAACCGCCACGCCCAGGCCGAACACCGCGATGCGTGAGTTGCGCGGCGACCTCTCCCCCGCGGAGTTCGCCACCGTGATCCGCCGCGCCGCACGGGAGATCGGCGAGCACGTGTCGTGCGACGCCCGGTACATCGGACGGGTCGAGGCCGGCGCGATCCGCTGTCCCAACTACGCGTACGAGCGGGTGTTCCGCCATATCTGGCCGGGCCGCTCACTGCAGGACCTCGGCTTCTCCCCCAGGACGGCCGTGCGCGGCCGCCCGGCCGCCGGGTTCGTGCCGGCCCAGCCGTTCGCCCCCCGACTCTCCCCGCACCATCCCGACGAGGAGAACGACGACGTGCAACGCCGTACGTTCCTGAGTGGCGGTCCGACCGCCCTGGCCGCCGTGCTCGGCCTCGATGCGCCTGCCCGGGCGGCCGCCACGCCCGCCGCACTGCCGCTGCCCGGTCTGCCGCCGCAGCCCCTGCCCACGCTGCGCAGAGTCGGCGGAGCCGACGTCCAGATCGTCGAACAGGCCGTCCGGGAGATCCGGTTGGCCGACGACGAGCACGGCGCCGACACCCTGTTCGAGCAGGCCGGGCAGTCGTTGCGGCAGGCGTACGTGCTGCTCAACGAGGGCGAGTACACCCTCACCACCGAGCGTCGGCTGCAGTCCACGGCCGGCGAACTGGCCATCTCGGTGGGCTGGCTGGCGCACGACTCGCAGCGGTTGGCCGATGCTCGCTCGTTCTACGCCGAGGCGCTGGCCACCGCCCGGATGGCCAATGACGCGGCTCTGGAAGCCCACGTCTTCTGCAACAGCGCCTTCCTGGCCCGGGACGCCGGGCGGCCGCGCGAGGCGCTGCGGGCCGCCCAGGCCGGCCAGAGCGCCGCCCGCCACCTGGACTCCGACCGGCTGCTCTCGCTGCTGGTGATGCGCGAGGCGGGCGGCTGGGCGCTGTTGCGCGACCGGGCGTCCTGCGAGCGGGCGTTGGCCCGGGCGTACACGCTCTTCGAGCGCGGCGAGTGCGAGTCCGACCCGGAGTGGATGTCCTTCTACGGCGAGGCCGAGATCGCCGGCCTGGAGGCGCAGTGCTGGTCGGCGCTGGGCGAGTGGGACCGGGCCAGCGAGCGGGCCGGGCTGGCCATAGCGCTGCAGGAGCCGCACTTCGTGCGCAACCGGGCCCTGTACACCGCCGAGTTGGCCCACGACCGGCTCGGCCGGGGCGATCTGGCCGGCGCCGCCGAGCACGGCAGCGCGGCGGTCGCCCTGCTCGGTGAGGTCCGCTCGGCGCGGATCCGCGGCATGCTCGCGGACACGGCCGAGCGGCTGCGACCCTTCCAAGGGGTGCGCGAGGTCGGGGAGTTCCTGACCGGGTTCGACAGCGCGGCGGCCTGA
- a CDS encoding acyl-CoA dehydrogenase family protein — protein sequence MLDHRLDSEYEELRRTVAEFAADVVAPTIGDFYEREEFPYEIVKEMGRMGLFGLPFPEEYGGMGGDYFALCLALEELARVDSSVAITLEAGVSLGAMPIYRFGTEEQKREWLPRLAAGEMLGAFGLTEPEGGSDAGATRTTARFDEATREWVINGTKCFITNSGTDITGLVTVTALTEPIARSSEEGGEASPKREISSIIVPVGTPGFQVSKKYSKVGWNASDTRELSFTDCRVPEANLLGQRGRGFAQFLRILDEGRIAIAALSTGLAQGCVDQSLQYAATRRAFGRPIGANQAIQFKISDMEMRTHLSRLAWRDAASRLLLAEPFKKEAAIAKLYSSEAAVDNAREATQIHGGYGFMNEYPVARFWRDSKILEIGEGTSEVQRMLIARELGMSS from the coding sequence ATGCTCGACCACCGACTGGATTCCGAGTACGAGGAGCTGCGCCGCACGGTGGCCGAGTTCGCCGCCGACGTGGTCGCCCCGACGATCGGCGACTTCTACGAACGGGAGGAGTTCCCGTACGAGATCGTCAAGGAGATGGGACGGATGGGCCTGTTCGGCCTGCCGTTCCCCGAGGAGTACGGCGGCATGGGCGGCGACTACTTCGCGCTCTGCCTGGCCCTCGAGGAGCTCGCCCGGGTGGACTCCTCGGTGGCCATCACCCTGGAGGCCGGCGTCTCGCTGGGTGCGATGCCGATCTACCGGTTCGGTACCGAGGAGCAGAAGCGCGAGTGGCTGCCCCGGCTCGCCGCGGGCGAGATGCTGGGCGCGTTCGGCCTGACCGAACCCGAGGGCGGCTCCGACGCGGGCGCCACCCGGACCACGGCCCGGTTCGACGAGGCCACCCGGGAGTGGGTGATCAACGGTACGAAGTGCTTCATCACCAACTCCGGCACCGACATCACCGGCCTGGTCACCGTCACCGCACTCACCGAACCGATCGCCCGTTCGAGTGAAGAGGGTGGAGAGGCCTCGCCAAAGCGTGAGATCTCCTCCATCATCGTGCCTGTCGGCACCCCCGGGTTCCAGGTGTCGAAGAAGTACTCCAAGGTCGGGTGGAACGCCTCCGACACCCGCGAACTGTCCTTCACCGACTGCCGAGTTCCCGAAGCCAACCTGCTCGGGCAGCGGGGCCGTGGCTTTGCCCAGTTCCTGCGGATCCTCGATGAGGGCCGCATTGCCATCGCAGCCCTCTCCACGGGTCTTGCCCAGGGCTGCGTCGACCAGTCGCTCCAGTACGCCGCGACCAGGCGGGCCTTCGGCCGCCCGATCGGGGCCAACCAGGCGATCCAGTTCAAGATCTCCGACATGGAGATGCGAACGCACCTCTCACGCCTCGCCTGGCGGGACGCGGCCTCGCGGCTGCTGCTCGCCGAACCCTTCAAGAAGGAGGCCGCCATCGCGAAGCTCTACTCATCCGAAGCCGCGGTCGACAACGCCCGCGAGGCCACCCAAATCCACGGCGGCTACGGCTTCATGAACGAATACCCTGTCGCCCGCTTCTGGCGCGACAGCAAGATCCTGGAGATCGGGGAGGGCACCTCCGAGGTCCAGCGCATGTTGATCGCACGTGAGTTGGGGATGTCCTCCTGA
- a CDS encoding universal stress protein, producing the protein MPDVQPESVRPCDPAFQHGVVVGFDGSLSSERALAYAVGMARRSQCGLVIVHVANRLPATVWAGCEPPVFVDLPDHRTEILGLELACADFLAGVPWILVERGGDICHEIEEVGKEYAADAIVVGTTHGLLGRLFGSVSGRLARRANRPVIVIP; encoded by the coding sequence GTGCCCGATGTTCAGCCCGAGTCGGTCCGGCCGTGTGATCCGGCGTTCCAGCACGGTGTGGTGGTGGGGTTCGACGGATCGCTCTCCAGTGAACGCGCGCTCGCCTACGCGGTGGGTATGGCTCGGCGCTCCCAGTGCGGCCTGGTCATCGTGCACGTGGCCAATCGCCTACCCGCCACTGTCTGGGCCGGCTGTGAGCCACCGGTCTTCGTCGACCTGCCCGACCATCGCACCGAGATCCTCGGCCTGGAGCTGGCCTGTGCGGACTTCCTGGCCGGGGTGCCCTGGATCCTGGTCGAGCGCGGCGGCGACATCTGTCATGAGATCGAGGAGGTCGGCAAGGAGTATGCCGCCGACGCGATCGTGGTTGGCACGACGCACGGCCTGCTCGGCCGTCTCTTCGGCTCCGTCTCGGGCCGACTCGCCCGCCGGGCCAACCGCCCAGTGATCGTGATTCCCTGA
- a CDS encoding spermidine synthase, whose translation MGREQRAPRKRSTTPEEPTATGPRSRRTEFGLAELIPDRDHPQAWSLLLDGAPQSHVDLADPTRLAFEYQRRLGHLVDLAAAPGKPIRVLHLGGGALTLARYTAATRPRSRQQVAELDTTLTEWIRAELPTPSSWQIKVRGGDARAVLERAPEAGADLVIADVFSGARVPAHCTTVEFATLAARALAPGGRYAVNIADGATLAFARCQVATLLAVFPEVALIADPAVLRGKRFGNLILVAAHTPLPIAELARRTATDPTLARLEHGRELAAFTGGAPVATDASAAPSPAPPPNTFKHVGR comes from the coding sequence ATGGGACGAGAGCAACGAGCCCCCCGCAAGCGTTCGACCACTCCCGAGGAGCCCACCGCCACGGGACCTCGTTCACGCCGTACCGAGTTCGGCCTGGCCGAGCTCATCCCCGACCGTGACCACCCGCAGGCCTGGTCACTGCTGCTGGACGGTGCACCGCAGTCGCACGTCGACCTCGCCGACCCCACCCGGCTCGCCTTCGAGTACCAGCGGCGGCTCGGTCACCTGGTGGACCTGGCCGCAGCGCCCGGCAAGCCGATCCGGGTGCTGCACCTGGGCGGTGGCGCGCTGACCCTGGCCCGCTATACCGCCGCCACCCGCCCACGCTCGCGGCAGCAGGTCGCTGAGCTGGACACCACGCTCACCGAGTGGATCCGGGCCGAACTCCCCACCCCGTCCAGCTGGCAGATCAAGGTCCGCGGCGGTGACGCCCGGGCCGTGTTGGAACGTGCGCCCGAGGCCGGCGCCGACCTGGTGATCGCCGACGTCTTCTCCGGTGCCAGGGTCCCCGCGCACTGCACCACGGTGGAGTTCGCCACCCTCGCCGCCCGCGCCCTTGCGCCCGGCGGTCGCTACGCCGTCAACATCGCGGACGGTGCCACGCTGGCCTTCGCCCGCTGCCAGGTCGCCACCCTGCTCGCGGTCTTCCCCGAGGTGGCGCTGATCGCCGACCCGGCGGTGCTGCGCGGCAAGCGGTTCGGCAACCTGATCCTGGTCGCCGCTCACACGCCGCTGCCGATCGCCGAGTTGGCCCGCCGTACGGCCACCGACCCCACCCTCGCCCGGCTTGAGCACGGGCGCGAACTCGCCGCCTTCACCGGTGGCGCCCCGGTGGCCACCGACGCCTCGGCCGCGCCGTCCCCGGCGCCGCCGCCGAACACCTTCAAACACGTGGGTCGTTGA
- a CDS encoding DUF4442 domain-containing protein, protein MTAMTTPSIGQLLASTVPMARTLNLEYLETTPERAVLRLPDQPDYHNHVGGPHAGAMFTLGESASGCIVLAAFGDQLSRAVPLAVSAEIAYRKLAMGEVTATATLGRPIAEIIAELDAGQRPEFPVAVEITRADGAVTGEMSVLWTLRPNS, encoded by the coding sequence ATGACCGCCATGACGACACCCTCGATCGGCCAGCTGCTTGCCTCCACCGTCCCGATGGCCCGGACGCTGAACCTGGAGTACCTGGAGACGACCCCCGAGCGGGCCGTGCTGCGGCTGCCCGACCAGCCGGATTACCACAACCACGTGGGCGGGCCGCACGCCGGCGCGATGTTCACGCTGGGCGAGTCGGCCAGCGGGTGCATCGTGCTGGCGGCCTTCGGTGACCAGCTCTCGCGGGCCGTGCCGCTCGCGGTCAGCGCGGAGATCGCCTACCGGAAGCTGGCGATGGGCGAGGTGACCGCGACCGCGACGCTGGGGCGTCCGATCGCGGAGATCATCGCGGAGCTGGATGCGGGCCAGCGCCCGGAGTTCCCGGTCGCGGTCGAGATCACCCGCGCGGACGGCGCGGTGACCGGCGAGATGAGCGTGCTCTGGACGCTGCGCCCCAACTCCTGA
- a CDS encoding HAD family hydrolase, whose translation MPLLLLDLDNTLLPRDAAFQAWAEDFLGEFGLPPDDLGWLTVMDGGGYVPRSTVLGATRRRYGLDMSLESLLAHYRRGINSHIRCPRSHLRALRAARAAGWAIAIVSNGGTTAQLAKIRRTGLGSLIDAWVVSEEAGCAKPDPLIFEVAAQRCGIGLSTGWAADTWMIGDHGPADIAGAAAAGLRSVWLHCGRPWSERAYRPTHCASSLPEAVALALASGSAEAMNAQGTASVAEWGNGGRQRGGAKAGRGDEAKTVAGARQGSTGLTHGNGVRHGDGTGPSRGAVLTRLELLDKRGGTAPVSAGAGTAG comes from the coding sequence ATGCCGCTGCTCCTGCTCGATCTGGACAACACCCTGCTCCCGCGTGACGCCGCCTTCCAGGCCTGGGCCGAGGACTTCCTCGGGGAGTTCGGGCTCCCGCCGGACGACCTCGGCTGGCTCACCGTCATGGACGGCGGCGGTTACGTTCCCCGGAGCACGGTGCTGGGCGCCACCCGCCGCCGCTACGGCCTCGACATGTCGCTGGAGAGCCTGCTCGCGCACTACAGGAGGGGAATCAACTCTCATATCCGCTGCCCCCGTTCCCACCTCCGGGCGCTGCGCGCCGCGCGGGCGGCGGGCTGGGCCATCGCCATCGTCAGCAACGGCGGGACCACCGCACAGCTGGCGAAGATCCGCCGGACCGGGCTCGGTTCGCTGATCGATGCCTGGGTGGTGTCGGAAGAGGCCGGCTGCGCCAAGCCGGACCCGCTGATCTTCGAGGTCGCCGCCCAGCGCTGCGGGATCGGGCTCTCGACCGGCTGGGCAGCCGACACCTGGATGATCGGCGACCACGGGCCCGCGGACATCGCCGGTGCCGCCGCTGCCGGCCTGCGGAGCGTCTGGCTGCACTGCGGCCGCCCGTGGTCCGAGCGGGCCTACCGCCCCACGCACTGCGCCTCGTCGCTGCCGGAGGCCGTCGCCCTGGCGCTGGCCTCCGGCAGCGCAGAGGCGATGAACGCCCAGGGGACGGCGAGCGTCGCCGAGTGGGGCAACGGCGGTCGGCAACGGGGCGGGGCCAAGGCGGGCCGTGGAGATGAAGCCAAGACGGTCGCCGGGGCCAGGCAGGGAAGTACCGGACTCACGCATGGAAATGGCGTCCGGCACGGCGACGGGACCGGCCCAAGCCGCGGGGCCGTCCTGACGCGGCTCGAGTTGCTGGACAAGCGCGGCGGCACGGCGCCCGTCTCCGCCGGCGCCGGCACCGCCGGCTGA
- a CDS encoding hydroxymethylglutaryl-CoA lyase, with the protein MDLGLPSVVRDPALPARVRIHEVGARDGLQNESALVPVEVKAEFIARLAAAGLRTIEATSFVHPKWVPQLADAEELLPRLTELRGQYPGLRLPVLVPNERGLERALAHGADEVAVFASATETFAQRNLNRSMAEALEMFRPVVGRATEHGLTVRGYLSMCFGDPWEGPVAPEQVVEAGLRLIELGCAELSLGDTIGVATPGQVAALLEAFTRSGVPVARLAVHFHDTYGQALSNTLTALRHGVTVVDSSAGGLGGCPYAKSATGNLATEDLVWMLHGLGIETGVDLAALVGTSAWLARQLGRPSPSRAVQALAGPTGSPSAAN; encoded by the coding sequence CTGGACCTGGGACTGCCCAGCGTGGTCAGGGACCCGGCGCTGCCGGCCCGGGTGCGGATCCACGAGGTGGGTGCCCGCGACGGGCTGCAGAACGAGAGCGCCCTGGTCCCGGTCGAGGTGAAGGCCGAGTTCATCGCGCGGCTCGCCGCCGCCGGGTTGCGGACCATCGAGGCGACCAGCTTCGTCCATCCGAAGTGGGTCCCCCAGTTGGCCGATGCCGAGGAATTGCTGCCCCGGCTGACCGAGTTGCGCGGGCAGTATCCCGGACTGCGGCTGCCGGTACTGGTCCCCAACGAGCGTGGCCTGGAGCGCGCACTGGCGCACGGCGCCGACGAGGTCGCCGTCTTCGCCAGCGCGACCGAGACCTTCGCCCAGCGCAACCTCAACCGCTCGATGGCCGAGGCGCTGGAGATGTTCCGCCCGGTGGTCGGGCGGGCGACCGAGCACGGCCTCACGGTCCGCGGCTACCTCTCGATGTGCTTCGGCGACCCCTGGGAAGGACCGGTCGCGCCCGAGCAGGTGGTCGAGGCCGGGCTGCGGCTGATCGAGCTGGGCTGCGCGGAGCTGAGCCTCGGGGACACCATCGGTGTCGCCACGCCCGGCCAAGTGGCCGCGTTGCTCGAGGCGTTCACTCGGTCCGGGGTCCCGGTGGCGCGGCTCGCCGTCCACTTCCACGACACGTACGGGCAGGCCCTGTCCAACACGCTCACCGCGCTGCGCCACGGCGTGACCGTGGTCGACTCCTCGGCCGGCGGGCTCGGCGGTTGCCCATACGCGAAGAGCGCCACCGGCAACCTCGCCACCGAGGACCTGGTCTGGATGCTGCACGGCCTTGGCATCGAGACCGGCGTGGACCTCGCGGCGCTCGTCGGCACCAGCGCCTGGCTGGCCAGGCAGCTCGGTCGCCCGAGCCCCTCACGCGCCGTGCAGGCGCTGGCAGGACCGACCGGAAGCCCGTCGGCAGCCAACTGA
- the orn gene encoding oligoribonuclease, with protein sequence MNDRLVWIDCEMTGLDLDRDALIEVAALVTDSELNILGEGVDVVIRPPQEALATMPEVVREMHTSSGLLDELADGVTLAEAEQLVLDYVRKHAPEAGRTPLCGNSVATDRGFLSRDMPALEQHLHYRIVDVSSIKELARRWYPKAYYNSPPKGGSHRALADIRESIAELRYYRETVFVPQPGPDGDAAREIAAKHQLPSD encoded by the coding sequence GTGAACGACCGTTTGGTATGGATCGACTGTGAAATGACCGGCCTGGACCTCGATCGCGATGCGCTGATCGAGGTGGCCGCGCTGGTCACCGACTCCGAGCTCAACATCCTCGGCGAGGGCGTGGATGTCGTGATCCGCCCGCCCCAGGAGGCGCTCGCGACCATGCCGGAGGTGGTACGCGAGATGCACACCTCCTCCGGCCTGCTCGACGAGCTCGCCGACGGGGTGACGTTGGCCGAGGCCGAGCAGCTGGTGCTCGACTACGTGCGCAAGCACGCCCCGGAAGCCGGGCGGACCCCGCTGTGCGGCAACTCCGTCGCCACCGACCGCGGGTTCCTCTCCCGGGACATGCCGGCCCTTGAGCAGCACCTGCACTACCGGATCGTGGACGTCTCCTCGATCAAGGAGCTGGCCCGCCGCTGGTACCCGAAGGCGTACTACAACAGCCCGCCGAAGGGTGGCAGCCACCGGGCGCTGGCCGACATCCGGGAGAGCATCGCCGAACTGCGGTACTACCGCGAGACGGTGTTCGTCCCGCAGCCCGGCCCGGACGGCGATGCGGCGCGGGAGATCGCCGCCAAGCACCAGCTGCCGTCGGACTGA
- a CDS encoding histidine phosphatase family protein: protein MPARLILVRHGETAWSASGQHTGRTDIPLTEEGRQMARAVGARLRRAPWSGLPDAVVYTSPLSRARETCELAGFGDRAVDRPELLEWDYGAYEGRTGAEIREHDHPGWLIWRDGVPQGEKLADVGARADSFIAQLEQDHGAPHPETTTMHCADRDVLVFAHGHLLRILAARWLGQAPEFGQRLKLGTAALSVLSWEYGLPAIEIWNDHSHLDTLTA, encoded by the coding sequence ATGCCCGCTCGTCTGATCCTCGTCCGCCACGGTGAGACCGCCTGGTCGGCGAGCGGCCAGCACACCGGTCGGACCGACATCCCGCTCACCGAGGAGGGCCGCCAGATGGCCCGCGCCGTCGGTGCCCGGCTGCGCCGCGCGCCCTGGTCCGGGCTGCCGGATGCCGTCGTCTACACCAGCCCGCTCTCCCGCGCCAGGGAGACCTGCGAGCTGGCCGGCTTCGGCGACCGCGCGGTGGACCGGCCCGAGCTGCTCGAGTGGGACTACGGCGCCTACGAGGGCCGCACCGGGGCCGAGATCCGGGAGCACGACCACCCGGGCTGGCTGATCTGGCGCGACGGCGTGCCGCAGGGCGAGAAGCTGGCGGACGTCGGCGCTCGGGCCGACTCCTTCATCGCCCAGCTCGAACAGGACCACGGCGCCCCGCACCCCGAGACCACCACCATGCACTGCGCCGACCGCGACGTGCTGGTCTTCGCGCACGGCCACCTGCTGCGGATCCTGGCCGCCCGTTGGCTCGGCCAGGCACCGGAGTTCGGCCAGCGGCTCAAGCTCGGCACGGCGGCGCTCTCGGTGCTCTCCTGGGAGTACGGCCTGCCCGCGATCGAGATCTGGAACGACCACAGCCACCTGGACACGCTGACCGCCTGA
- a CDS encoding acetyl/propionyl/methylcrotonyl-CoA carboxylase subunit alpha: MFDTVLVANRGEIAVRVIRTLRRLSIRSVAVYSDADADARHVREADTAVRLGPADRSDSTATETYLRGDQIIAAALRTGAQAIHPGYGFLAENPGFARACAEAGLVFIGPPAEAVELMGDKINAKEAVRTVGVPVVPGSRGGATSDEDLIRAAEEIGYPVLIKPSAGGGGKGMRLVREPAELPTELAAARRVARTAFGDDTLLLERWVDRPRHIEVQVLADAHGTTVHLGERECSLQRRHQKLIEEAPSVLLNARTRAAMGAAAVRAAEACGYTGAGTVEFIVPGDDPDQTAPDDQSTQASVGQGEAEAESVREFFFMEMNTRLQVEHPVTELAVAITRPTSDGTPAGWAPAAERLDLVEWQLRVAAGESLSFAQSDVSFLGHAVEARICAEDPARDFLPTGGRILLLDEPSGEGVRVDSGLTAGTSVTSAYDPMLGKVIAYGPDRATALLRLRTALADTRILGITTNAGFLRRLLAHPDVAAGRLDTGLVERLVQQHPELLVEPGDRAVQNAFAAPAGARTTQQRPDLVDPIGSVAPVDSADSADSAGSAVDSVTVGQGLAPMATAPDAVLIAAALVRHLGLVPAVASDGWTDPFALPSGWRLTGEPAWTTHRLRIPGQEPVSVRVRPVSADTVVEPTDTSSSVFSDLLVRLGEGPISRARAALGATDLALTLDGLRTTFAHATDNSASTPGGGPVLWLGIGGDSWAVHPYDPVADRASAAATHHGALTAPMPGTVTVVKATAGDVVRRGQPLLVLEAMKMEHVIAAPHDGVVSELHAVAGATVAMEQLLAVVLPEESGDAKESAEVIS, encoded by the coding sequence ATGTTCGACACCGTCCTGGTCGCCAACCGCGGCGAGATCGCCGTCCGGGTGATCCGCACCCTGCGACGGCTCAGCATCCGGTCGGTCGCCGTCTACAGCGACGCCGACGCCGACGCGAGGCACGTCCGCGAGGCCGACACGGCCGTCCGGCTCGGGCCCGCCGACCGCAGCGACAGCACCGCCACCGAGACCTACCTGCGCGGCGATCAGATCATCGCCGCGGCACTGCGCACCGGCGCCCAGGCCATCCACCCCGGTTACGGCTTCCTGGCCGAGAACCCGGGCTTCGCCCGAGCCTGCGCCGAGGCAGGACTGGTCTTCATCGGCCCGCCCGCCGAGGCAGTCGAGCTGATGGGCGACAAGATCAACGCCAAGGAGGCCGTCCGCACGGTCGGCGTCCCCGTGGTGCCCGGCAGCCGGGGTGGGGCGACGAGCGACGAGGACTTGATCCGCGCGGCCGAGGAGATCGGCTACCCGGTGCTGATCAAGCCGTCCGCCGGTGGCGGCGGCAAGGGGATGCGGTTGGTCCGTGAGCCTGCCGAGCTGCCCACCGAACTTGCCGCAGCCCGCCGGGTGGCACGCACCGCCTTCGGCGACGACACCCTGCTGCTCGAGCGCTGGGTCGACCGGCCACGGCACATCGAGGTACAGGTCCTCGCGGACGCCCACGGGACCACGGTGCACCTCGGTGAGCGCGAGTGCAGCTTGCAGCGCCGTCATCAGAAGCTGATCGAAGAGGCACCCTCCGTTCTGTTGAATGCGCGGACCAGGGCCGCGATGGGAGCCGCCGCCGTCCGGGCAGCCGAGGCCTGCGGCTACACCGGCGCCGGCACGGTGGAGTTCATCGTGCCCGGCGACGACCCGGATCAGACCGCGCCCGATGACCAGTCAACTCAGGCTTCCGTTGGCCAGGGTGAGGCCGAAGCGGAGTCGGTCCGCGAGTTCTTCTTCATGGAGATGAACACCCGCCTCCAGGTGGAGCACCCGGTGACCGAGCTGGCGGTCGCGATCACCCGACCGACCTCGGACGGGACGCCCGCCGGCTGGGCACCGGCCGCCGAGCGTCTCGACCTGGTCGAGTGGCAACTGCGGGTCGCCGCTGGTGAATCGTTGTCGTTCGCCCAGTCGGACGTCTCCTTTCTCGGTCATGCCGTCGAGGCTCGGATCTGCGCGGAGGACCCCGCGCGGGACTTCCTGCCGACCGGTGGTCGGATCCTGCTGCTGGACGAGCCGAGCGGTGAGGGGGTCCGGGTGGACTCCGGACTCACCGCGGGCACCTCGGTCACCAGCGCGTACGACCCGATGCTTGGCAAGGTGATCGCCTACGGCCCGGACCGCGCGACGGCGCTGCTACGGCTGCGCACCGCTCTCGCGGACACCAGGATCCTCGGCATCACGACCAATGCAGGCTTCCTGCGCCGACTGCTCGCCCACCCCGATGTGGCGGCCGGTCGACTCGACACCGGTCTGGTCGAACGGCTCGTCCAGCAGCACCCCGAACTGCTGGTCGAGCCGGGCGACCGTGCCGTGCAGAACGCCTTCGCAGCGCCTGCCGGGGCCAGGACCACTCAGCAGCGCCCCGATCTGGTCGACCCCATCGGCTCCGTCGCCCCCGTTGACTCGGCCGACTCAGCCGACTCGGCCGGCTCAGCTGTCGATTCCGTCACCGTCGGGCAAGGGCTGGCGCCCATGGCCACGGCACCGGATGCCGTTCTGATCGCCGCGGCACTCGTGCGGCACCTCGGACTCGTACCGGCCGTCGCCTCCGACGGCTGGACCGACCCCTTCGCGCTCCCTTCCGGTTGGCGCCTGACCGGCGAGCCGGCCTGGACGACGCACCGACTGCGGATCCCCGGGCAGGAACCGGTGTCGGTGCGAGTACGACCTGTCAGTGCCGACACCGTAGTGGAGCCCACTGACACTTCTTCAAGTGTTTTCTCTGATCTGCTGGTCCGTCTGGGTGAAGGTCCGATCAGTCGGGCCCGCGCCGCGCTCGGCGCCACCGATCTCGCTCTCACCCTCGACGGCCTGCGCACCACGTTCGCGCACGCCACTGACAACTCCGCTTCGACCCCCGGCGGCGGCCCCGTGCTCTGGCTGGGCATCGGCGGCGACAGCTGGGCGGTCCACCCGTACGACCCGGTGGCCGACCGCGCCTCGGCCGCCGCCACCCATCACGGGGCGCTCACCGCACCGATGCCGGGCACGGTCACCGTGGTCAAGGCCACGGCCGGCGACGTGGTCCGGCGCGGCCAGCCGCTGCTGGTCCTGGAAGCCATGAAGATGGAGCACGTGATCGCCGCGCCGCACGACGGCGTGGTCAGCGAACTGCACGCCGTGGCGGGTGCCACGGTCGCGATGGAACAGCTGCTCGCGGTCGTCCTCCCCGAGGAGTCCGGCGACGCCAAAGAATCCGCAGAGGTGATCTCATGA